In Janthinobacterium sp. B9-8, the genomic stretch TCGTCCCATGCACAAAGCCAGCGTTTGGCTCAGACACTGGGTTTCCAAACAACGGGTTTGCTATTGGACTATGTGGCGTCCCCGTTCGGCAACGAGTGGCGTGAAAGCGTGGTACTGGGGTGCCTACCTTTGCAGCCCTCTCCTTTGCCGGCCTTACCGTGGCCTTTATCCTGCCGAGACTGGCTAGGCCCTATCGAGCAAAGTTTCGGCACGCATTCCCTGATGAATCCCACTGCCACTCCCACCCCGATGGCGGTAGCAAGCCATGAGCATCGAATTGAGGTGACACTGACTGACTTGCACCCCGACAATGTGGATGAAGTAGCGCACATGCCTAAGAAGCGCCTGATTTATCTCCGGATGCGCCTAGATCAACATACGCCAGCAGCCATGCAACAGCTGCGTCGCGCAGGTTTTGCATATGCCGGTTTTATGCCTGGCCCCGCTCAGGGGTGGTATGGCCTGATGCAGCGTGGCTACAAGGCGCATAAGCTGGAATTATGCTGCCCGATAGCCAGAAAACTATACCAGGGCAGCCTTAAACAGCATGCAGAAATTCTGATGGGTGCACGCTCGTAGCAGGCTACTGAGCATCCCATGGATCATGGCAATGCAGCGCTGCGGCGGGTAAAAGCTCTGGAGTAATGCCCACGCACCCGTTGATATTCGATTAGGGCCCAGTCCGGCGCCATAGGTGCATCGAGCTAGGCAAACATTGCTCAATTTAAATGCTTACTAAAAATGGCATATGAAGAACCATCTGCATGGATGGCTCACTCATTACTGCTAAGACTACTAACGGGTCAACGTTTAGGAGACGTCAGCAACATACCTTAATAGTGGCTGTGCAGCTATTCCATCCCGCAACCCTCAGGCTTTTTACTTTTGGGCCTATTACACATCAACCCAAC encodes the following:
- a CDS encoding GNAT family N-acetyltransferase; this translates as MSKWNKLAVSVRSFVPEDADKVSALFRTVYGDCYVYPDVYLPSMICRNNEQQQWHSVVACIEGQIVGHAVLWMHKDCPDSAELALNIVHPSARGMGIATTLGAYLRDYARECGLRTLTIKQVSSHAQSQRLAQTLGFQTTGLLLDYVASPFGNEWRESVVLGCLPLQPSPLPALPWPLSCRDWLGPIEQSFGTHSLMNPTATPTPMAVASHEHRIEVTLTDLHPDNVDEVAHMPKKRLIYLRMRLDQHTPAAMQQLRRAGFAYAGFMPGPAQGWYGLMQRGYKAHKLELCCPIARKLYQGSLKQHAEILMGARS